In the Bacteroidales bacterium genome, one interval contains:
- a CDS encoding sensor histidine kinase: MATFNYLNNRLFVLIPLVGLLIFSMFMLSYGFSEVDLAVKQVILSILNTATIWLGCMVIVQFLWWRYPWEQNPVKHLIIEIVAILVYTLSVSGLLYLLATRFWNMEIVNDLGPSILITLLITFLITAIHEGVFFYNQWKFNFSKSVRLERDNIEARYEALRSQINPHFLFNSLNSLVSLVEDNKEAVGYIRNLSELLRYMLKSNEKELVLLRDEIAVLNNYLTLQKMRFGENLLIVNKVTESNFHHALPPLAFQMLVENAIKHNVITKEKPLKISMWVEKDILFVENTLQKKEVMGSTKQGLKNINGRYRLFTSRTVKIDEANGCFKVGLPLLQVEL, translated from the coding sequence ATGGCAACCTTTAATTACCTAAATAATAGACTTTTCGTGCTGATTCCCCTGGTGGGCTTACTTATTTTCAGCATGTTTATGCTCAGCTACGGGTTCAGTGAAGTTGACCTGGCCGTAAAGCAGGTAATACTAAGCATCCTGAACACTGCAACTATCTGGCTTGGATGCATGGTGATTGTTCAGTTCCTGTGGTGGCGCTATCCCTGGGAGCAGAATCCCGTAAAGCATCTGATCATTGAGATTGTCGCAATACTGGTTTATACGCTATCTGTTAGCGGTTTGTTATACCTGCTTGCAACACGTTTCTGGAATATGGAAATCGTGAATGACCTTGGCCCGTCAATTCTCATTACATTGCTGATCACTTTCCTTATCACAGCCATACATGAGGGAGTTTTCTTTTATAATCAATGGAAATTTAATTTCTCAAAATCGGTTCGCCTCGAACGCGATAATATTGAAGCACGATACGAGGCTTTGCGTTCGCAGATAAACCCGCATTTTTTGTTCAACAGTCTGAATAGCCTGGTTAGCCTGGTTGAAGACAACAAAGAAGCCGTAGGATATATCCGGAATTTATCTGAACTCCTGCGTTATATGCTCAAGAGCAATGAAAAAGAACTCGTTTTGCTGCGCGATGAAATTGCTGTTTTAAATAATTATCTGACCCTGCAAAAAATGCGTTTCGGTGAGAACCTGTTAATTGTCAATAAGGTTACTGAAAGTAATTTCCATCATGCATTGCCGCCGCTAGCATTTCAGATGCTGGTTGAGAACGCCATCAAACACAATGTGATCACAAAAGAGAAACCATTGAAAATATCAATGTGGGTCGAAAAAGACATCTTATTTGTTGAGAACACCCTGCAAAAGAAGGAAGTGATGGGGTCAACCAAGCAAGGGCTTAAAAACATCAATGGACGCTATCGCTTGTTTACCTCACGCACAGTAAAAATTGATGAAGCAAACGGATGTTTTAAGGTCGGGCTTCCATTATTACAGGTAGAATTATGA
- a CDS encoding response regulator transcription factor: MIRTLIIEDEETAATRLENLLQRIEPEINIVGRLDSVEASVKWLQSNPAPDLLMLDIQLGDGLSFEIFRKVKVDSFVIFTTAYDEYAIKAFGLNSIDYLLKPVEEAKLKLSLEKFNKLRSTSTSIDIEKIVGMIESRKSQFKKRFVVNIADKIKMVETREVAYFYTMEKFSFLCTLDNFHFPLEFSLDHLESLLDPEFFYRVNRQYIINFSSISKILLLSKSRIKIEVQPPIKDGLMVSSARTPEFRKWLDR, encoded by the coding sequence ATGATACGAACCCTGATCATTGAAGACGAAGAAACCGCCGCTACCAGGCTTGAGAATCTGCTCCAACGGATTGAACCCGAAATCAATATCGTGGGGCGGCTGGACAGCGTTGAAGCTTCGGTGAAATGGCTGCAGAGCAATCCTGCCCCTGATTTACTTATGCTTGATATTCAGTTGGGCGATGGACTGAGTTTTGAAATCTTCCGCAAGGTAAAAGTGGATAGTTTTGTGATCTTTACCACTGCTTATGACGAATATGCTATCAAGGCTTTTGGATTGAACAGCATAGATTATTTGCTGAAACCGGTTGAAGAGGCAAAACTCAAACTAAGCCTTGAGAAGTTCAACAAGTTACGGTCCACATCAACCAGCATTGACATTGAGAAAATTGTGGGAATGATTGAAAGCCGCAAATCGCAGTTCAAAAAGCGTTTTGTTGTGAACATTGCCGACAAGATCAAAATGGTTGAAACCCGCGAAGTAGCCTATTTTTACACAATGGAAAAGTTTAGCTTTTTATGCACTCTCGATAACTTTCATTTCCCGCTTGAATTTTCTCTCGATCATCTAGAAAGCCTGCTCGATCCCGAATTCTTTTATCGTGTGAACCGGCAGTACATCATTAACTTTTCATCCATTAGCAAAATTCTTCTGCTCTCAAAAAGCCGTATAAAAATTGAAGTGCAACCACCCATCAAAGACGGCCTGATGGTGAGCAGCGCCCGAACGCCGGAATTCCGGAAATGGCTTGACAGATAA